DNA from Amycolatopsis sp. DSM 110486:
ATGGCTTCACGTGGCACAGTCTGTCGCGACTCCGCCTGATGGCTCCGATGCCGGCGAGGTGATCCGCTGGTACCGGCAGCAACACAACCTCACTCAGCAGGAAGCCGCTGACCTGCTGAGTACTACGCAGTCGTGGGTGTCCAAGGTCGAGAAGAGCAAGCTCGTTCCTGGCGTCGCCGAGCTGCGGTTGATCGCCAGCAAGCTGCACATTCCGCCGGAGCGCTTGGGTGTCCTACCCGACCGCTCGGCTGACGCCATCCCCAAGCCCGGACAGGTCAGCGAGGCCGGCGCGCCGCACGAGAGCCAAGAGCAATGGAAGTTCGTGCGACAAGAGTTGAATGCCAACCGTGCTGTGCTCGGTGACCTCGCCTCCGAGCTGTACCCCAAATCGCACGTCATCGCCGGCACGACCGTCCTCACACAGCCCGCTTGGCTGCCCTCCAGCCCGGTTGAGCTGACGGACGTGAAGTTGAACTGGCTCGCCGACTCGCCACCCAAGCCATCCATCACAGGCGGCATGGAGCAGACCAAGGGCGTTCGGCCGCTCGCCGCGGACGGTGAGCAGTTCAGGCTCTACTCTCGAGCCCTTCGAGACCTCGCACGGCCCAAGCTGTTGGACAACCGGGTCAGCTATCGCCTTCTCGACGTCGACTGGACGGGCGATCGAGGTCGATTCGGCTTCAACTACACGACCTATTTTGACGTGCTCGACGTGTGTGAACCGGCGGCGCACGAGTTTGCCGACGCCTGGCTTCGTGCGGGACGGAAGCGGCCCAGCCTTGCCCACCTACCGTTGCGCCGGCATATCGAGGACCCGTTCGACCTGCTGGCACGCCCGATGCTGCCCAGCATCAACACTCTGACCATCCGGCGCGACCCGATCGACGGGCACCGGATGTTCCTTCACCGCCGTGACGCCAAGGCCACGGCGGTCGCAGGTGGCATGTTTCACGTCATCCCCGCCGGCGTGTTCCAGCCGGCCGCCTTGGCGCCTGCGCACCAGTCGAACGACTTCTCGATGTGGCGCAACATCCAGCGCGAGTACTCCGAGGAATTCCTCGGCAACCCCGAGCACGATGGCAACTCTCTTGACCCGATCGACTACGACCAGGACGAACCGTTCCGCTCGTTCGCCGCTGCTCGCGCAGCCGGCGACTTCCGGGTCTTCGCCTGCGCAGTGGTGCTTGAACCGCTGACCCTTTGGGTGGAATTGCTGACCGTCGCCGTCATCGACGGCCCGGTGTTTGACCGGCTCTTCGCCAACATGGTCGCGGTCAACGAGGAAGGCGCTGTCGTCAGCACCGACGCGGCTCAGCCGACGGTCGGCATTCCCTTCAACACCGAAGCCCGGGAGCGGCTGAAGTCCGAACCGCTTTCGCCGATCTCGCGCGCTTGTATCGAGCTGGCCTGGCAGCACCGAAACACGTTGCTGGCAAGCTGAACACGTGCGCGTTCTCGTCACCGGCGCGGCCGGGTTCCTCGGACACGCCGTCGTCGCTGCCCTCGCCTACCGGGGGCACGAACCGGTGGCCTTCGTGCGCGACGCATCCACGGCGCCACGACAGGCAGCGGCGACGGCAGTCGGGAGCCTTGAGGACCCGGCAAGCCTCAGAGCCGCGGTCCACGGCGTCGACGGCGTGTGCCACCTCGCGGCCCGCGCGCGAGTGCGCGAGTCCCTAACCGATCCCGTGAGCTACTGGCGCACGAACGTCGGCGGCACGCTCAATTTGCTGGACGCTCTCACGGACCGAGAAACGCCGGCAAGTCTCGTCCTGGCGTCCACGGCGGCCGTCTACGGCACTCCAGAGACTCAGCCCATCAACGAGGATGCACCGATCGCTCCGACGAACCCGTACGGAGCGACCAAGGCGGCGGCCGACCTCGCAGCGGCAAACGTCGCGGCGACGGGACAGCTTGGAGCGATCAGCCTTCGCGCCTTCAACATCGCTGGCGCCGTTGACGGCTGCCACGATCGTGACCTCACCCGCTTGATCCCCAAGGTGCTCGCGGTCCAGGCCGGCCTCGCTGGTGAGTTGGGCCTCAACGGCGACGGGACGGCAGTCCGCGACTTCGTGCACGTGGCGGACATGGCCCACGCGTTCGTTCTCGCCGTCGAGGCATGCACCGCCGGCGAGTGGCGCGCCTACAACGTCGGCAGCGGCCGGGAGACGTCGATCAACGACGTTCTCACCGCGGCCGAGCAGGTCACCGGACGCCCCGTCCGGACCAAGCGGAATCCGCCAGCGAACGAACCGCGGGTGCTGCTCGCGGACAGTCGGCGCATCCGCGACGAGTTGGGTTGGCAAGCCTTGAACTCAGATTTGTTGCGGATTCTTTCGGATGGCTGGAACGCTCTGACCAGCACGTATGCCGCCCCGGAATAGTCCTTTACGGAATAGCGTGGACGCGACTGTAGATCGCCTACCAACGCAGCCATCTTTGCGGTGTTCTTAATGCATCACAGCGAACAAGAACACCGAGGAGAGATAGAGATGGCTAAGAACCCCTTCAGCCTCAAGACCGGCGGCGGGATCCTCAAGAAGGTGGCCGGGGTGGTGATCGTCCTCGCCGCACTCGCCCTGGTGATCAACCACCCGCACGACGCGGCAGGCATGGTCACCTCCGCCACCGACAAGGGCGGCGGCATCATCGACAGCGTCGCGAAGTTCTTCCGAGACTTGAGCAATGGCTAGCTGCGCGCCGCCCTGAGGTCATCGACGGACTTTCGGAGCGAGGCTACCTCGGCCTGTAGGTCTTTGACCTGCGCGGACAGCTCGGGCAAAGACGGCGCTGGCTCCACGGTGTCCGGGATGGAAGCAGCCACGAACGTGCCGACCGGCGCACGCGAGTTGACCCAGCCGCGCTCGCGCAGCAGTCCTAGAGCCTTTTGTAGCGTTGCGATCGCGACCTCGTACCGCTCGGCCAGGTCTCGCTGATTCGGCAGCTTCGCCCCCAACGCGTAGGTGCCGGATCGGATCTCCTCGGCGATCTTCTCGGCTACCTGCTCGAACGGCGCCTGAAGTCGGGGTTCTGCCTCCATAGCCGCCCATATTAGCGAGACAAACCACCATGGCCTAGTTCACTCGAACGGCCGATAGTAAGTACAGACTAGTACGTACTAGTTTGTAATGACTGACGATGA
Protein-coding regions in this window:
- a CDS encoding helix-turn-helix transcriptional regulator, with the protein product MTDTARIGGWLHVAQSVATPPDGSDAGEVIRWYRQQHNLTQQEAADLLSTTQSWVSKVEKSKLVPGVAELRLIASKLHIPPERLGVLPDRSADAIPKPGQVSEAGAPHESQEQWKFVRQELNANRAVLGDLASELYPKSHVIAGTTVLTQPAWLPSSPVELTDVKLNWLADSPPKPSITGGMEQTKGVRPLAADGEQFRLYSRALRDLARPKLLDNRVSYRLLDVDWTGDRGRFGFNYTTYFDVLDVCEPAAHEFADAWLRAGRKRPSLAHLPLRRHIEDPFDLLARPMLPSINTLTIRRDPIDGHRMFLHRRDAKATAVAGGMFHVIPAGVFQPAALAPAHQSNDFSMWRNIQREYSEEFLGNPEHDGNSLDPIDYDQDEPFRSFAAARAAGDFRVFACAVVLEPLTLWVELLTVAVIDGPVFDRLFANMVAVNEEGAVVSTDAAQPTVGIPFNTEARERLKSEPLSPISRACIELAWQHRNTLLAS
- a CDS encoding NAD-dependent epimerase/dehydratase family protein; the encoded protein is MRVLVTGAAGFLGHAVVAALAYRGHEPVAFVRDASTAPRQAAATAVGSLEDPASLRAAVHGVDGVCHLAARARVRESLTDPVSYWRTNVGGTLNLLDALTDRETPASLVLASTAAVYGTPETQPINEDAPIAPTNPYGATKAAADLAAANVAATGQLGAISLRAFNIAGAVDGCHDRDLTRLIPKVLAVQAGLAGELGLNGDGTAVRDFVHVADMAHAFVLAVEACTAGEWRAYNVGSGRETSINDVLTAAEQVTGRPVRTKRNPPANEPRVLLADSRRIRDELGWQALNSDLLRILSDGWNALTSTYAAPE
- a CDS encoding GntR family transcriptional regulator: MEAEPRLQAPFEQVAEKIAEEIRSGTYALGAKLPNQRDLAERYEVAIATLQKALGLLRERGWVNSRAPVGTFVAASIPDTVEPAPSLPELSAQVKDLQAEVASLRKSVDDLRAARS